The genomic stretch GAAAACAAAAAGCCACCTTAAAAAACACGCTAATAAACCAGATAATTGCCATAATAACTTCAATACGCTGAAAAAACCCTCCGATACTGATTTCCTGCCCCAGTAAATAGCTTGGGAATACTTCAGACGTCATTGTTTGAACACCAAATACTAAAAGAGCAATCACAATCACAATCGATAGCATTAACACTCCACCTGTACTACCTAGTACATATGCTTTTGTAGCTGCTTTTGAATTTCTTACAAATGGAAAAATCGCAATTAAGATACTCATTTCAAATACATAAGGAAGAAGCTGCATATTGGCTTCGAAAATTGGAGCGGAACCTTTCTGTAAAAACGGCTGAAAGTTTTCTAAGTGAACATTAGGGATATTGAATGCTATTAGCAAAATAAATAAACCAAAAAACCATGGAAATAAAATTTCCGATGCTCTAGACATCGTTTCTATCCCAAGCTTGACACCAAAGGAAATAACAACGAGAAGAGCCAAAGCGATACTTTCAATAGGTGTTTCCGGCAAAATAATTGTAATGAGGAAGGAGCCAATTTCATATACCATTAACCCAATGTCAACCAGTATGTACGCGATAAAAAACAATAGAAGTAATTTTGCGCTCCATTTCCCAACCTCTTTTTCCAAATAGTCTGGTAGGGACTGATTTTTCATGCCATTAGCTAGCCGGGCATAGCCCCATACGATTAAGAGTGTTTCTATAATACTAATGATACCAACTATCCAACTGTCTTCTTTCGCTGATGTAGCAACAATAGTAGGAACATATAAAATCCCATCTCCTACAAGAAACATAATTGAAATAATAAAAAACTGCTTGGAGCTAATAATCACTGACTCTTTCTGCATGTCTACTTTTGTAATAGCACGTCACCTCATCTCTCATTTACAATTAGGTGGTTAAAAGGCTTGAAGATTGCACTCAGCCAATCTAACGGATTAGGGAGCGGAAAGTGCATGCTATGTAAAATGTTTAGAGTCATGCTAAAAAGTAAAAAGAAAGAAAATAAATAAAGTTCTTTTTTCTGCCCTTTTTTTAACAAAGAAGGAAGCTCAATCGCCACAATAATACCGCTTAAAAATAAAATGCCAATCAGTAACTTCATCTTCCTTCTCTCCTTCTTCATCCTAGTTATTAATAGCATTTCTCTAACACAAAAAAATACACAAAAAAATATTTATTAAAATAAAAAGACTAGATACTGATTTGTATCTAGTCAATAATCTAGCAACTTATTAACGTGTCCATTAGATTTTGATTTCATAAGCTGATCTTTAATAATAGTTTTAACCACCCAAAGAAAGAAAGCCAAAGCGGAATACTCAAAGACGTTCCCCATAGTAAGCCCAGTAAGAAGTTTCCATTTTTATTCATACAAGCCACTCCTTCTTGCTTTTTAGAACGCATTTTATACATGTTATATTGAAACAGATCATACTATAACGATAATAGAAAACGCTTTCAAAAGATAGTGAAATAATACCTAAAAAAATGTAGAACATACTAAAATGTTTTTCCCAAAAGACGAATCACTACATTTCTATCATCGTAAGGATTTAAAATAAGCTTGTTCCAATGCGCTAGGGGGTCTCCGACTGTCCTTCTAAGTCCTGAAGGAATCAAGTTCCTTACACTACATTCCACTATTTTTATTATTTTCTAAAGCAATAAAAAAATATCCGAACTATCAAAAAGTATATAACTCGTGATAGTCCGGATAGGTTATTTACTGAAGTACTTATGTCCCAACCTCTTTATTTACTTGTGTTCTCCATGACGCTGAAGACGATTCTCAATAAACAGTCGCTCAACAAATTGATTTAACTGCTGCTGATACATCACACGTTCATTTGCTGAACGCGAGTCTCGAATTAGCTGTTTAAAATGTTTAATTTTTTTACGTTGTTCAACCGTTACATGATGAGAAAGAAGCATGTAATCCCCCCTCGTTTTCATTAACGCTTAAATTAAGTAAAACAATATTTTTCCATTATTCCAACATATTTGTCAGATATTCTAACAAATTATTTATCAGCATTTTTTCAAAACCTTTACTTATTAATCTTTGGCACCTACTAAAGCTAAACCAGGTCCGTATGGTGTTGTATGAACGTCTAGTAAAAGTTCTTTCGTATAGGGTAAGATTGCTTCTTCAATTGCTACTAGTATACCGTTAATAACTTGCAGCTCATCGTTTTGTTGAGCTTCTTCAAAAGACAATCCAATATTGGGGATATCACAGCTGATTCCTTTAAAGTAAAGACGAATACCTTCGATTTCTTGTTCAGATAAAATTTCCTCAATTAACGCTTTTGCTTCATTTGTAATAATCATTTAATCTCTTCCTTTTACTATATTCTCTTAGATATCTTAACATAACCCTTCAAGACTTCTCTTTTAAAAAAGGTTTATTTCTAAATTATAATAATTATAAATAAGTATTGATTATAATATAATAAATGATATAATTTATATATAAGATAAATTATTAGGAGGCTAAACAAATGAATTTAGAACAACTAGTAAATCAACAGATCGCTAATTTAAACGTACTTTACACGAAACTTCATCGCTTTCATTGGTATGTAAAAGGACCTCAGTTCTTTACTCTTCATGAGAAATTTGAGGAACTATATACAGAAACTGCTGCGGATATAGATGAATATGCAGAGCGATTGCTAGCAATTGGTGGACAGCCTGTAGCTACGCTAAAAGAATTTTTAAGCTTGGCTACTCTAAGTGAAGAAGGAAACGAGCAAACTGCTCGTGAAATGGTTGAAGCTGTTAGTAAGGATTATCAACTTCTTGTTCAACAGCTTAAAATGGGAATTAAAATTGCTGAAGAAGCACATGATCATGTTACTGCTGATTTATTCATCGGAACAGTTGGTCGCCTTGAAAAGCATATTTGGATGCTTAACGCTTCTTTGCCCGCAAAAGAATTAGTATAAATAAAAGACGAGCCTACTTTACTGGGCTCGTTTTTTATGTTGTAGCCATTTAAAAAATGTCATATCATCTTGAACATCTTCTACCAAGACTGCTTCATACACATGCGCACTTTTGTAATAGCGATTATAACCACTCTGCTGTTTAAAAAATAAAATATGCTCTCTTTTCTTCTCTGTCATTTTCGCTTTTAGCTTTTGCTGTTTTTGAAGCATTTGCTGTATGACTGCTTCAGCAACAACATTAATATTAATTTTCCATTCATGCCCTTCAACATTTGCGTATATAGACCATGTCATCCCTTCTTCTTCGTCCTTATTACCAACAAACACCATTTTAACAGGATTCATTCTTATTGCTAGGTCTTTACCAAGAGCGAAGAATAAGTCTTCAATAACCTTATCGCTTCCAATGTAAACATCAAGATGACGAAACACCATAACATTTAAATCAAAGCTACCTGCAATGAGAGGATTACCATATTGTTTGCATAAGTGTAAAAGCTGATATTCTTCCAATAAACTTGTTGCTTCTGCTTGTAGTTGCTCCGACCATGCCATTAACTCATTCATTAAGCTATATCTCCAATCCTTAAAGTTAAAGTTCATATTCGATATGTGTTGTAAAATTCCTTTGATATCATCAATAAAATCTAAAACGTTTCAATAATTTTTCTTTTTACACGTATAAAGATGCTTCGATTCTTTACACTAAACAACGTATTTATTTATTTAGTAGGAGGATGAATATGAACCACGAACAAACACATATAAATATGCATACTGGTAAGGTGCCACAAGCGATGAATCACGGAGGACACGAACTCTTTGATGTTCACGAAACGCTAGCTGGTATGATCAATGTTTTAGATCAATTTATGATGTTTCGACAATACATTCAAGATGAAGAGTTAAAACAAATGTTAGACCGTCAATATGGCTTTATTTTAGAAGACTACAACCGCATTGTAGAATCTTTTTCAACTGGGCAAGACCCTTCTAGCCCAACGCAAACCTACAATATGGCAGAAACAAACGATTTTGTATACGGTTTGAAAGCTGGCCAACCTAAAAAGCCAAATCAATCGATTAACGACATTAGCGACAAGGGAATTTCAGGACATATGCTAGGATTATTAAAAGGTCATGCTTCACTCGTTACCATGACCGCGCTTGAAATCACAAACCCTATTGTGCGTCGTTTATTCGCTGATAGCGTTCCTAATTGGATTGAGATGGCATATGAAGTAGCTCACTATCAAAACAAGCGTCATAACTATCAAGTACCGCAGCTAGCTGCTCAAGATATGCAGCAAATGACGCAAGGGTTTGCAAAAGCTACACAATCCCCAGAGCTTCCAAACAATAAAACGTTACATTAAAAACCGCCTTCTTTTTAGTACTGGAAAGACCTAATTAAATAAGACAAAGGAAAAAGCACCCCCTGAATTGTGTCTAAATAATGCATAACCCAGGAGGTGCTTGTCTTATGAACATTGCATGATTAGCCATGTGTTTTCAAACTGCTTTTTTGCAAGAGCTTGCCTCTCAATACAATAGTATAAAATTCCAACGTCCCCCCACATCATATTAAGTTGGTCGTCAGAATCAATTTGAAACAATAACTGCCAATCGCCTTTTCTACCAGAAAAATCTTCACATTCTTCCAAGACATCCCCTTGGATGTTCCACGTCGTTCCTCCAATTTGATGAAATGGAATATTACCATTAATTTCTAACATAAGAGCATCGAATTGATCATACAACTGATCGTCTTCTATATATGTATCTCCAAGACGAATATCATAACTAAACTGTACCTCACACTGTGAGTATACATTTGAAACGTCTACTTTTATTGTACTTAAATTCTTTGCTGAGCCTTCATAAAAAAGTACGCGCCAACCATTTTGTTGATCTTCTTCGCCATATGCTTCACCGTCGTAAAAGAAGTACAAATAGCCAGTTTCAGGAAGAAGAAAGTCTTTCTTCCACGTACCTTCTAGCTGAGATAAATTAATTTGACCAATAAACTGTAGGTATTCCCCATCCTTTTCAGGCCAGCAAAACTCTGGCGGTAAGTCTGGATATCCTCCTAATTTTGATGTACCAATGTTAAGTTCTTCAGCACGAGTGGGATGTACCATAATGCATGTATACAAAGAGCTATATATCTCTTCCTTTAGTGTTTGAAGTCCATGTTTTAAGATTAAATTATCCAATATATTCATTTCTTTCACCTCTAGGCTAGTATAGCACAAACCCATAAATGAAAACGCTACTTTCTCTTTTTCAAACCGTGCTGGGCATTGTTTCAATACATGTTCTTTAATCGTTTAGATAACACTTACTATATACACGTACTGAATAGGTGGTGAAACTTTGACGATTTTAAATCTTTTTCTCGTTGCTCTCTTAATTGGCTTAACCGCCTTTTTTGTAGCAACTGAGTTCGCAATTGTAAAGGTGAGAAGCTCTCGTATTAATCAGCTTGTTGATGAAGGAAATAAAAAGGCAATAGCAGCTAAGCATGTTATCACGCATCTTGACGAATATCTATCTGCTTGCCAGCTTGGAATTACCATTACAGCTCTCGGCCTTGGTTGGCTTGGCGAACCAACGCTTGAACGAATCCTCCATCCCCTTTTTAACGATTTCAATATTAATGAACGCTTAGCAGGCATTTTGTCATTTGTTATCGCATTTGTTATTATTACATTTTTACATGTAGTGGTAGGTGAACTAGCACCCAAAACATTCGCTATTCAAATGTCGGAACGAATTACTTTATTATTTTCTAAACCAATTATTTGGTTTTATAAAATTATGTATCCATTTATTAAAGCCTTAAATGGGTCAGCACAGCTTCTTACTCGTATGTTTGGATTACAGCCTGCTTCTGAACATGAGGTAGCTCATAGTGAAGAAGAAATTCGGATTTTACTTTCTGAAAGCTTAAAAGGCGGAGAGATTAACCAGTCTGAGTATAAGTATATGAATAAAATCTTTGATTTTGATGATCGCTTGGCGAAAGAAGTAATGGTCCCTCGTACTGAGATTATAACTGCATCAAAAGATGATATTGTAGAAGTTTTTCTTCAAGTTGCAAATGTGGAAAAATATACTCGTTATCCAATTATTGAAGATGGTGACAAAGATAAAGTGGTTGGACTTGTAAATATTAAAGAAATTTACAATGATATTGTATTTAACCAAAAAGATGGTACAAACACTTTAGAATCTTATGTAAAGCCGATTTTAAAAGTAATTGAAACCGTTCCAATTCATGATTTATTAGTGAAAATGCAAAAAGATCGGGTACAGATGGCTATTTTATTTGATGAATATGGTGGTACAGCCGGCCTCGTTACAATTGAGGACATTGTTGAAGAGATTGTAGGTGAAATTCGTGATGAGTTTGATGCTGACGAAATTCCCTACGTCCAGAAAATTAAAGAAAATCATTATATTTTAGATGGTAAAATGTTGATTAGTGAAGTAAATGATTTACTTGGCACAGATATTAGCGATAAGGAAGTAGATACAATTGCTGGTTGGGTGCTAACTGAACGATTCGATGTTGGGAAAAACGATATTGTACAACATGATGATTTTTATTTCAAAGTGTTAGTCATAGAAGATTTCCATATCAAATACGTAGAAGTGAAGAAACGAAAAACATCTTCTTCAAATAGTGATAATGGTAAACAAAAAGAAGGATGAACCATTTGAGGTTTCATCCTTTACTTTTTTATTACCACTCGTCTTCTCCGCCAAATAAATCACTATCAAAGAGATCCTCACTGTCTTCTATGTCTTCTTGTATATCATCAAATGCCACGTCTTCAAACATATCATCCATCACTTCTCCTAAAAGCATACCACCTAGCATACCCGCTGCAAACCCTCCCATAGCGCCTCCAAGACCACTCATGCCTCTTTTATACTGGCCCTTTTGATAATGAGAAGGCTGAAAGTATTCATAGTTAGTTGGATTGTTAATCATCTCTTCAATAATTTGGTGTAATGATTGATGAAGCTTCGTACCGTTCCCTAATTCTTCCTTTGACAAATAAATCTCTTGCTTTATTTCACGTTCTCGACCAAAGCCTGGTAAATCAAGTTCAAGCAAAATACGAAGGCCTTTATCTTCTATGGCCACCTCAAACTCTAATTCACGAATACGGCTTTGAAATTGAGATGTCGGAAAAAACTCAAACTCTTGTTTATAACCGTTAAACTGGCCAGATTGATGCTTTTCTCTAAATCCTAAGCTTTCAAGCGCCTCGACAAACTGATACAGTGTCTCAGGCGCTTTAATACGAATGGCATCTCGATCTTTTGCATCTGCTCCACCTTCAATATCTAAATGCGTTTGAAAGAAGTAGCTGCAATTGCTTGCTGAAATGGGAATATTCATTGGTAACTCATATTTAAATCCCCATTCCTGCTCTTCTCCTTCTCTAATTAGAAAAGAAGAAACGGTTGGGATACTGGTCACTTTATGAGTATGAAACTCCCCGTTACGGCCGCGCACTTCCATCCATAGTTCTACATTTATAAAATTAATGTGCTGCTCAACTTTACCACCTTGGACCTTGATTTTTCCTTCTACGTGCTCACCTAACGTATATGTACTTTCGTTCAAAATGAGGTCGACTTTTGCAGCACCTACACCCATTTTTGCAAATATTTTCTTTAACATAACAATCCCCCTTTTAAAATTTCTGCTGCTTATATTACTATATACGGATGGTTTCCATATAAGTTTCAACAAAAAAAGTTCTCACTTCGAGAACTTTTATCTCACTCCTAATTCTTTCATCTTTTGTAAAACATTTAGCTCGCTCGCTTCACCGACAAACAAACAAATGTAGCCTATGACAATAATGCTAACACCGACTGTTTTAATTAACTGAGCCGCAATTTCCTTATCACGCAATAGCTCTGCAATCCACTCCACGGGCTTTTCCTCCTAAGTTATAACGTATAGTTCTTTATTCTATGCGTTCGCCCAGTTAGAAGTGAATATTCATTGGTACTAGAAAAAAATTGATAGTACATAACCACCCAGTGCAGTTGCAAGTACAACAATCCAGGGAGCTACTTTCCAGTACATTAATAAACCAAAAGCGACAAGCGCTAATGCAAAGTCTGGCGTTGTTTTGATTGCACTAGTAAAAACTGGATCATATAACGCTGCAAGTAAGATTCCTACAACAGCTGCATTTACGCCCATTAAAGCTGCTCGTACGCTTGGCTTTTTGCGAAGAACGTTCCAAAATGGTAAGGTGCCGAGGACAAGCAAGAATGACGGTAGAAACATTGCCGCAGTTGCAACTAAAGCACCAGACCAACCAGCCGTTACCGTTCCAAGATAACTGGCAAACGTAAATAAAGGACCTGGGACTGCTTGCGTTGCACCGTATCCAGCTAAAAATTCAGATTCTGTTACCATGCCAATTGGTACAACTTCACGTTCTAGCATCGGGAGAACAACATGGCCGCCTCCAAAAACAATCGAACCAACTCGATAGTAAATATCAATTATGCCCATCCAAACAGTAGGAAATGCAGTACGCAAAAGTGGTAATCCTACTAATAACGCTATAAATACAATCCATGCCAATGCGCCAACTTTTCGGCTGATTGTAATAGGCATGTCTTGCACATCATCCATTTTTATTTCTTTATATAGAACATACCCTACTATCCCCGCAGCGATGATGGTTCCAATTTGTCCAATTGCACTTGGAAAAAATAAAGTAATTAGTGCTGCGAGTATAGCCATTGTAATACGTGGTCTGTCTGGGGCTAAGTTTTTCCCCATGCCAAGAACCGCTTGGGCCACTACCGCAACAGCAACAATCTTTAGACCATTAATCCAGCCTGCACTTGAAGCGTCAAATCCTTGTACTAAATATGCAAACAAAATAAGTACAATAACTGAAGGCATCGTAAAACCTATCCATGACAGCACGCCTCCAAAAATACCACCGCGCAGCATTCCAATCGAAATGCCTACTTGGCTGCTCGCTGGACCGGGTAAAAATTGACATAAAGCAATTAAATCAGCATAACTTTTTTCGTCAAGCCACTTTCTCTTTTTTACATACTCTTCTCTGAAGTATCCTAGATGCGCAATGGGCCCACCAAAGGAGGTTAAGCCAAGCTTAGTCGAAATAAGTAAGATTTCAATCCACCTTCGAAACACTGATTGATTCATGATGTATCCTCTCCTTCTTTTAATACTTCTCTTGCTAATTCACGAATTTGCTCTTTTGCACCTTCGAGCACCTCTTGACCTTTTTCGGTAATGGTATAATATTTACGAATTTTCCCTTTTACAGTTCGTTCTTCTTTTATTAAAAGCCCATCTTTCTCCAAATGATGAAGCGTAGGATAAATGGTTCCAGGACTAATATTGTAACCGTGGGATTGCAGCTCTTCAATCATATATGACCCGTAAATTGGCTCGATGCTGGCATGGTACAAAATATGGATTTTAATACTTCCCAAAAAGAATTCGCGTAACATAAGGATCCCCCTTATCCAATATCATATTTTGATATCGGATATTGATATCATATCATGATAAAGTTAGTCATAATGTTAAGTGTTTGTAAACATTATTTTTTTTATTAAAATAAAAAAACCTTACCCAATGGAGGTAAGGTTTTTAAACTGTTAATATAGTAGGCGATTCCAATGATCTCCTTTTTTCTTATGATGCGTACTTTTTTTATCATGATGGTTTTTTTCTTTTCGATCCTGTCTTTCCGCTCTACGCTCATCACGAATGCGGTGTCTTTCTGCACGATCTTCCTTCTTCTTGCAGTACCCTTTTTCTCTTTCTACTCGATCTTCCTTCTTTTTGCAGTGCCTTTTTTCTACACGACATTCTGCTTTGACATAACCTTCTTCTTTGCGCTTGCATCTTCTCTTCTTACATTTAGCTTCTGCTTTAAAGTAGTATTGATTTGATTGATGAAACTTTTTTTCTGCTTCTTTACGATGTTTTTCTGTCATATAAATTCACCTTTCAACATAGAATATTTTATTTATAGTAATAAACTATGTACAATCCTATAAGTACGTGCATTGTTGTATTTAAGTAACTGCGCCTTTTTTTAGTTAACTTTATATTTCTTCTCAAAAAAAGCCTTTACATCTTTTGGATGTAAAGGCTTTTTTCACTGAATCATACGTTTAATTATATTATCTGAATAAAACTCTAATATTT from Bacillus sp. 1780r2a1 encodes the following:
- a CDS encoding spore germination protein, which codes for MQKESVIISSKQFFIISIMFLVGDGILYVPTIVATSAKEDSWIVGIISIIETLLIVWGYARLANGMKNQSLPDYLEKEVGKWSAKLLLLFFIAYILVDIGLMVYEIGSFLITIILPETPIESIALALLVVISFGVKLGIETMSRASEILFPWFFGLFILLIAFNIPNVHLENFQPFLQKGSAPIFEANMQLLPYVFEMSILIAIFPFVRNSKAATKAYVLGSTGGVLMLSIVIVIALLVFGVQTMTSEVFPSYLLGQEISIGGFFQRIEVIMAIIWFISVFFKVAFCFLIFNFLLTSVVGIEDHRLLTLPLAFSFIPLCLAFVPNTVYLVDFIVTTWLSYSAMCGVLLPFLIGGFIMLKKQLHKQ
- a CDS encoding Fe-S cluster assembly protein HesB, encoding MIITNEAKALIEEILSEQEIEGIRLYFKGISCDIPNIGLSFEEAQQNDELQVINGILVAIEEAILPYTKELLLDVHTTPYGPGLALVGAKD
- a CDS encoding DNA starvation/stationary phase protection protein, coding for MNLEQLVNQQIANLNVLYTKLHRFHWYVKGPQFFTLHEKFEELYTETAADIDEYAERLLAIGGQPVATLKEFLSLATLSEEGNEQTAREMVEAVSKDYQLLVQQLKMGIKIAEEAHDHVTADLFIGTVGRLEKHIWMLNASLPAKELV
- a CDS encoding spore coat protein, whose translation is MNHEQTHINMHTGKVPQAMNHGGHELFDVHETLAGMINVLDQFMMFRQYIQDEELKQMLDRQYGFILEDYNRIVESFSTGQDPSSPTQTYNMAETNDFVYGLKAGQPKKPNQSINDISDKGISGHMLGLLKGHASLVTMTALEITNPIVRRLFADSVPNWIEMAYEVAHYQNKRHNYQVPQLAAQDMQQMTQGFAKATQSPELPNNKTLH
- a CDS encoding YwqG family protein, whose translation is MNILDNLILKHGLQTLKEEIYSSLYTCIMVHPTRAEELNIGTSKLGGYPDLPPEFCWPEKDGEYLQFIGQINLSQLEGTWKKDFLLPETGYLYFFYDGEAYGEEDQQNGWRVLFYEGSAKNLSTIKVDVSNVYSQCEVQFSYDIRLGDTYIEDDQLYDQFDALMLEINGNIPFHQIGGTTWNIQGDVLEECEDFSGRKGDWQLLFQIDSDDQLNMMWGDVGILYYCIERQALAKKQFENTWLIMQCS
- a CDS encoding hemolysin family protein, whose translation is MTILNLFLVALLIGLTAFFVATEFAIVKVRSSRINQLVDEGNKKAIAAKHVITHLDEYLSACQLGITITALGLGWLGEPTLERILHPLFNDFNINERLAGILSFVIAFVIITFLHVVVGELAPKTFAIQMSERITLLFSKPIIWFYKIMYPFIKALNGSAQLLTRMFGLQPASEHEVAHSEEEIRILLSESLKGGEINQSEYKYMNKIFDFDDRLAKEVMVPRTEIITASKDDIVEVFLQVANVEKYTRYPIIEDGDKDKVVGLVNIKEIYNDIVFNQKDGTNTLESYVKPILKVIETVPIHDLLVKMQKDRVQMAILFDEYGGTAGLVTIEDIVEEIVGEIRDEFDADEIPYVQKIKENHYILDGKMLISEVNDLLGTDISDKEVDTIAGWVLTERFDVGKNDIVQHDDFYFKVLVIEDFHIKYVEVKKRKTSSSNSDNGKQKEG
- a CDS encoding sporulation protein gives rise to the protein MLKKIFAKMGVGAAKVDLILNESTYTLGEHVEGKIKVQGGKVEQHINFINVELWMEVRGRNGEFHTHKVTSIPTVSSFLIREGEEQEWGFKYELPMNIPISASNCSYFFQTHLDIEGGADAKDRDAIRIKAPETLYQFVEALESLGFREKHQSGQFNGYKQEFEFFPTSQFQSRIRELEFEVAIEDKGLRILLELDLPGFGREREIKQEIYLSKEELGNGTKLHQSLHQIIEEMINNPTNYEYFQPSHYQKGQYKRGMSGLGGAMGGFAAGMLGGMLLGEVMDDMFEDVAFDDIQEDIEDSEDLFDSDLFGGEDEW
- the chrA gene encoding chromate efflux transporter gives rise to the protein MNQSVFRRWIEILLISTKLGLTSFGGPIAHLGYFREEYVKKRKWLDEKSYADLIALCQFLPGPASSQVGISIGMLRGGIFGGVLSWIGFTMPSVIVLILFAYLVQGFDASSAGWINGLKIVAVAVVAQAVLGMGKNLAPDRPRITMAILAALITLFFPSAIGQIGTIIAAGIVGYVLYKEIKMDDVQDMPITISRKVGALAWIVFIALLVGLPLLRTAFPTVWMGIIDIYYRVGSIVFGGGHVVLPMLEREVVPIGMVTESEFLAGYGATQAVPGPLFTFASYLGTVTAGWSGALVATAAMFLPSFLLVLGTLPFWNVLRKKPSVRAALMGVNAAVVGILLAALYDPVFTSAIKTTPDFALALVAFGLLMYWKVAPWIVVLATALGGYVLSIFF
- a CDS encoding PadR family transcriptional regulator; this translates as MLREFFLGSIKIHILYHASIEPIYGSYMIEELQSHGYNISPGTIYPTLHHLEKDGLLIKEERTVKGKIRKYYTITEKGQEVLEGAKEQIRELAREVLKEGEDTS